The following proteins are encoded in a genomic region of Takifugu rubripes chromosome 9, fTakRub1.2, whole genome shotgun sequence:
- the iqsec3b gene encoding IQ motif and SEC7 domain-containing protein 3 isoform X1: protein MMSMMSSSLLENPMQAILYLKELTTIVQNQQSLIQTQRSRIEELDRRVDELIGENRHLRDIRVLQHHPYYHHHHHHPDPSCLHHHHPQTPDSQVKTAAGCLSEHAAVAPKVEATPVVQPSTTQSMDPSDMQLVPADPAVVSPVGSDPQNAGSYQSCRSLVPMTPTTLCRSLALSRKSESETVLHQFCCPAPEHPEADATGSSGGELLSLEDGTSSGGGQEAERTKREGPSEYEITLENKTKQIEEMEQKYGGHLIARRAARRIQTAFRQYQLSKNFQKIRNSLSESKLPRRISLRQPSPSGRTRNATQRHSYSLHPGGGQIPLRSKTPPPPPCRSTSLPPSPASAPPPVASPGPSPVPPQSPGPSLTQLEDCFSEQLHSLAQSIDEALRGWNLTEGGEGKGLLMDPGALRAAAESACLPRSASSLLMAYRDVTVHIDSNSSYTISSTTTTTTTSLGNAGGREAGSRKTSVSGTSGGGDATLAEEPEFPAPPPSEELEMADFGSRRGSAVPAPTGEGVEMESSSDRLGPTTTSTSTSTSISTSVQSSQHPAQIYTQYQQYHYTHPQQIPGGQNPEALQALVVSLPRDRCQDPSSCRSPTLSTDTHRKRLYRIGLNLFNVNPERGIHFLITRGFVPDTAIGVAHFLLQRKGLSRQMIGEFLGNSKLQFNRDVLDCVVDEMDFSGMELDEALRKFQAHVRVQGEAQKVERLIEAFSQRYCMCNPDVVQQFHNPDTIFILAFAVVLLNTDMYSPNIKPQRKMGLDDFIRNLRGVDDGADIPREMVAGIYERIQQRELRSNEDHVTYVSRVEQSILGLKTILAVPHRRLVCCCRLFEVPDANKPHKQKLSQLQREVFLFNDLLLILKLCPKKKSSASYTFCKAMGLLGMQFHLFSNEYYAHGITMLSPFTSEKKQLVSFCSPSGEELRKFAEELREAITEVNEMEQIHIQWELERQHGIQPHGIHTNGGQVDTHTGHGSPAGQQDPYDKTGSNNNTVEVSIHNRLQTYQLGQPSNESMPLALAAPPSLLSPVQSGDLRPETLIQCQQIVKVIVVDQSGRGRMEAFLSQGPAAHQLIQSAMSTPVRVREGDSPQPPLPPPPPPYNHPHQFCPPDSPMPLHHTIPLVRRRNSSGSRSIV, encoded by the exons ATGATGAGTATGATGAGCTCCAGCCTGCTCGAAAATCCGATGCAGGCGATTCTGTACCTGAAGGAACTGACCACGATCGTTCAGAACCAGCAGAGTCTCATCCAGACGCAGCGCTCCCGGATAGAGGAGCTTGACCGGCGGGTGGACGAACTCATCGGTGAAAACAGGCACCTCCGTGACATCAGGGTACTACAGCATCATCCATactatcaccaccatcaccatcaccccgACCCAAGCTgtctccaccatcaccacccccaAACCCCAGACTCCCAAGTCAAAACCGCAGCGGGGTGCTTGTCAGAACATGCAGCAGTAGCGCCAAAGGTCGAAGCGACTCCGGTGGTCCAGCCGTCGACAACTCAGAGTATGGACCCAAGCGACATGCAGCTGGTCCCGGCTGACCCGGCCGTGGTTTCCCCGGTAGGGAGCGATCCACAAAACGCCGGAAGTTACCAAAGCTGCCGCTCTTTGGTTCCGATGACCCCCACTACCCTCTGTCGATCCCTGGCCTTGTCCAGAAAATCCGA gagcGAGACCGTGCTGCATCAGTTTTGCTGTCCCGCCCCCGAACACCCAGAGGCCGACGCCACCGGCTCATCTGG GGGAGAACTGCTGAGCCTGGAGGATGGAACATCCTCTGGTGGTGGACAGGAGGCGGAGAGGACGAAGAGAGAAGGCCCCAGCGAATATGAGATTACGCTGGAGAATAAAACCAAACAG ATAGAAGAGATGGAGCAGAAGTACGGTGGCCATCTCATTGCAAGAAGGGCAGCCCGGCGCATCCAGACAGCATTCCGCCAGTACCAGCTGAGCAAAAACTTCCAGAAGATCCGTAATTCTCTGTCAGAGAGCAAGTTACCCCGCCGGATCTCCCTGCGCCAGCCGAGCCCTTCTGGTAGAACCCGGAATGCCACCCAGAGGCACAGTTACAGCTTGCATCCTGGAGGAGGGCAGATACCCTTACGCTCCAaaactccacctccacccccatgccgttccacctctctgcctccctctcctgcatctGCCCCACCCCCTGTTGCCTCTCCTGGCCCCAGCCCAGTGCCCCCTCAGTCTCCAGGACCATCGCTCACAcagctggaggactgcttctctGAGCAA CTGCATTCTTTGGCTCAGTCCATTGATGAGGCCCTTCGTGGTTGGAACCTGAccgagggaggagaaggaaaggggCTGCTGATGGACCCTGGGGCCCTTcgtgcagctgcagagagcGCTTGTCTGCCCCGCAGTGCCAGTTCGCTGCTTATGGCCTACAGAGATGTCACAGTCCACATTGACAGCAATAGCTCCTACACCATCTCctccaccactactactaccaccacgtCTCTGGGCAATGCAGGCGGGAGAGAAGCGGGTAGTCGGAAGACTTCTGTTAGCGGCacttctggaggaggagacgccACGTTGGCAGAAGAACCAGAGTTTCCTGCACCTCCGCCCAGTGAGGAGTTGGAAATGGCCGATTTTGGATCCAGGAGGGGTTCAGCGGTTCCAGCTCCTACTGGAGAAGGGGTGGAAATGGAGAGCAGCTCGGACAGACTGGGACCCACCACCACTTCTACCTCTACCTCTACTTCTATATCCACCTCAGTCCAATCTAGCCAGCATCCTGCCCAGATTTACACCCAGTACCAGCAGTACCACTACACTCATCCTCAGCAGATCCCTGGAGGGCAAAACCCCGAGGCTCTGCAGGCGCTGGTCGTCTCTCTGCCAAGGGACCGCTGCCAGGACCCATCCTCATGCCGCTCGCCCACCCTGTCCACAGACACTCACCGCAAACGCCTCTATCGTATCGGACTCAACCTCTTCAACGT GAACCCAGAACGAGGCATCCACTTCCTGATCACGCGTGGTTTCGTCCCGGACACGGCCATCGGAGTAgcacacttcctgctgcagaggaaggGCCTGAGCAGACAGATGATTGGAGAATTCTTGGGAAACAGCAAACTGCAATTCAACAGGGATGTCTTAGA CTGCGTCGTGGACGAGATGGATTTTTCAGGCATGGAGCTGGACGAAGCCCTGAGAAAGTTCCAGGCTCATGTTCGTGTGCAGGGAGAGGCACAAAAAGTGGAGAGACTCATCGAAGCCTTTAG CCAGAGATACTGCATGTGTAATCCAGATGTGGTGCAGCAGTTTCACAACCCCGACACCATCTTCATCCTGGCCTTCGCCGTGGTCCTCCTCAACACCGACATGTACTCGCCCAACATTAAACCTCAGCGTAAAATGGGACTCGACGACTTCATTCGCAACCTGAGAG GTGTGGATGACGGAGCAGACATCCCCAGGGAGATGGTCGCAGGCATCTATGAGAGGATCCAGCAGAGAGAACTGCGCTCCAACGAGGACCACGTCACCTATGTTAGCCGCGTGGAGCAGTCCATTCTGGGTTTGAAAACA ATCCTTGCCGTGCCGCACAGGCGTCTGGTGTGCTGCTGTCGCCTGTTTGAGGTGCCTGATGCCAACAAGCCTCACAAGCAGAAACTGTCCCAGCTCCAACGAGAGGTCTTTCTCTTTAATGACCTGCTGCTG ATCCTGAAGCTCTGTCCTAAGAAGAAAAGCTCAGCCTCGTACACCTTCTGTAAAGCGATGGGTCTGCTGGGCATGCAGTTTCACCTCTTTAGCAATGAAT ACTACGCACATGGCATCACCATGCTGAGCCCCTTTACCtcagagaagaagcagctggtgagCTTCTGCTCCCCAAGTGGAGAAGAGCTCAGGAAGTTTGCAGAAGAGCTTCGGGAAGCCATCACAGAAGTCAATGAGATGGAGCAGATACACATCCAGT GGGAGCTGGAGAGGCAACACGGCATCCAGCCACATGGCATACACACCAATGGCGGGcaagtggacacacacacaggacacggcTCCCCCGCAG GCCAACAGGATCCTTATGATAAAACTGGAAGTAACAACAACACTGTCGAG GTGTCAATTCACAACAGGCTGCAGACCTATCAACTGGGCCAGCCCAGCAATGAGTCCATGCCTCTGGCCCTGGCTGCCCCACCCTCCCTGCTCAGCCCCGTCCAGTCCGGGGACCTCCGCCCAGAAACACTCATCCAATGCCAGCAGATCGTCAAGGTGATAGTTGTGGACCAGAGCGGACGAGGGCGGATGGAGGCTTTCCTTAGCCAAGGACCGGCGGCCCACCAGCTCATCCAGTCGGCCATGTCCACGCCTGTG
- the iqsec3b gene encoding IQ motif and SEC7 domain-containing protein 3 isoform X2 → MMSMMSSSLLENPMQAILYLKELTTIVQNQQSLIQTQRSRIEELDRRVDELIGENRHLRDIRVLQHHPYYHHHHHHPDPSCLHHHHPQTPDSQVKTAAGCLSEHAAVAPKVEATPVVQPSTTQSMDPSDMQLVPADPAVVSPVGSDPQNAGSYQSCRSLVPMTPTTLCRSLALSRKSESETVLHQFCCPAPEHPEADATGSSGGELLSLEDGTSSGGGQEAERTKREGPSEYEITLENKTKQIEEMEQKYGGHLIARRAARRIQTAFRQYQLSKNFQKIRNSLSESKLPRRISLRQPSPSGRTRNATQRHSYSLHPGGGQIPLRSKTPPPPPCRSTSLPPSPASAPPPVASPGPSPVPPQSPGPSLTQLEDCFSEQLHSLAQSIDEALRGWNLTEGGEGKGLLMDPGALRAAAESACLPRSASSLLMAYRDVTVHIDSNSSYTISSTTTTTTTSLGNAGGREAGSRKTSVSGTSGGGDATLAEEPEFPAPPPSEELEMADFGSRRGSAVPAPTGEGVEMESSSDRLGPTTTSTSTSTSISTSVQSSQHPAQIYTQYQQYHYTHPQQIPGGQNPEALQALVVSLPRDRCQDPSSCRSPTLSTDTHRKRLYRIGLNLFNVNPERGIHFLITRGFVPDTAIGVAHFLLQRKGLSRQMIGEFLGNSKLQFNRDVLDCVVDEMDFSGMELDEALRKFQAHVRVQGEAQKVERLIEAFSQRYCMCNPDVVQQFHNPDTIFILAFAVVLLNTDMYSPNIKPQRKMGLDDFIRNLRGVDDGADIPREMVAGIYERIQQRELRSNEDHVTYVSRVEQSILGLKTILAVPHRRLVCCCRLFEVPDANKPHKQKLSQLQREVFLFNDLLLILKLCPKKKSSASYTFCKAMGLLGMQFHLFSNEYYAHGITMLSPFTSEKKQLVSFCSPSGEELRKFAEELREAITEVNEMEQIHIQWELERQHGIQPHGIHTNGGQVDTHTGHGSPAGQQDPYDKTGSNNNTVEAADLSTGPAQQ, encoded by the exons ATGATGAGTATGATGAGCTCCAGCCTGCTCGAAAATCCGATGCAGGCGATTCTGTACCTGAAGGAACTGACCACGATCGTTCAGAACCAGCAGAGTCTCATCCAGACGCAGCGCTCCCGGATAGAGGAGCTTGACCGGCGGGTGGACGAACTCATCGGTGAAAACAGGCACCTCCGTGACATCAGGGTACTACAGCATCATCCATactatcaccaccatcaccatcaccccgACCCAAGCTgtctccaccatcaccacccccaAACCCCAGACTCCCAAGTCAAAACCGCAGCGGGGTGCTTGTCAGAACATGCAGCAGTAGCGCCAAAGGTCGAAGCGACTCCGGTGGTCCAGCCGTCGACAACTCAGAGTATGGACCCAAGCGACATGCAGCTGGTCCCGGCTGACCCGGCCGTGGTTTCCCCGGTAGGGAGCGATCCACAAAACGCCGGAAGTTACCAAAGCTGCCGCTCTTTGGTTCCGATGACCCCCACTACCCTCTGTCGATCCCTGGCCTTGTCCAGAAAATCCGA gagcGAGACCGTGCTGCATCAGTTTTGCTGTCCCGCCCCCGAACACCCAGAGGCCGACGCCACCGGCTCATCTGG GGGAGAACTGCTGAGCCTGGAGGATGGAACATCCTCTGGTGGTGGACAGGAGGCGGAGAGGACGAAGAGAGAAGGCCCCAGCGAATATGAGATTACGCTGGAGAATAAAACCAAACAG ATAGAAGAGATGGAGCAGAAGTACGGTGGCCATCTCATTGCAAGAAGGGCAGCCCGGCGCATCCAGACAGCATTCCGCCAGTACCAGCTGAGCAAAAACTTCCAGAAGATCCGTAATTCTCTGTCAGAGAGCAAGTTACCCCGCCGGATCTCCCTGCGCCAGCCGAGCCCTTCTGGTAGAACCCGGAATGCCACCCAGAGGCACAGTTACAGCTTGCATCCTGGAGGAGGGCAGATACCCTTACGCTCCAaaactccacctccacccccatgccgttccacctctctgcctccctctcctgcatctGCCCCACCCCCTGTTGCCTCTCCTGGCCCCAGCCCAGTGCCCCCTCAGTCTCCAGGACCATCGCTCACAcagctggaggactgcttctctGAGCAA CTGCATTCTTTGGCTCAGTCCATTGATGAGGCCCTTCGTGGTTGGAACCTGAccgagggaggagaaggaaaggggCTGCTGATGGACCCTGGGGCCCTTcgtgcagctgcagagagcGCTTGTCTGCCCCGCAGTGCCAGTTCGCTGCTTATGGCCTACAGAGATGTCACAGTCCACATTGACAGCAATAGCTCCTACACCATCTCctccaccactactactaccaccacgtCTCTGGGCAATGCAGGCGGGAGAGAAGCGGGTAGTCGGAAGACTTCTGTTAGCGGCacttctggaggaggagacgccACGTTGGCAGAAGAACCAGAGTTTCCTGCACCTCCGCCCAGTGAGGAGTTGGAAATGGCCGATTTTGGATCCAGGAGGGGTTCAGCGGTTCCAGCTCCTACTGGAGAAGGGGTGGAAATGGAGAGCAGCTCGGACAGACTGGGACCCACCACCACTTCTACCTCTACCTCTACTTCTATATCCACCTCAGTCCAATCTAGCCAGCATCCTGCCCAGATTTACACCCAGTACCAGCAGTACCACTACACTCATCCTCAGCAGATCCCTGGAGGGCAAAACCCCGAGGCTCTGCAGGCGCTGGTCGTCTCTCTGCCAAGGGACCGCTGCCAGGACCCATCCTCATGCCGCTCGCCCACCCTGTCCACAGACACTCACCGCAAACGCCTCTATCGTATCGGACTCAACCTCTTCAACGT GAACCCAGAACGAGGCATCCACTTCCTGATCACGCGTGGTTTCGTCCCGGACACGGCCATCGGAGTAgcacacttcctgctgcagaggaaggGCCTGAGCAGACAGATGATTGGAGAATTCTTGGGAAACAGCAAACTGCAATTCAACAGGGATGTCTTAGA CTGCGTCGTGGACGAGATGGATTTTTCAGGCATGGAGCTGGACGAAGCCCTGAGAAAGTTCCAGGCTCATGTTCGTGTGCAGGGAGAGGCACAAAAAGTGGAGAGACTCATCGAAGCCTTTAG CCAGAGATACTGCATGTGTAATCCAGATGTGGTGCAGCAGTTTCACAACCCCGACACCATCTTCATCCTGGCCTTCGCCGTGGTCCTCCTCAACACCGACATGTACTCGCCCAACATTAAACCTCAGCGTAAAATGGGACTCGACGACTTCATTCGCAACCTGAGAG GTGTGGATGACGGAGCAGACATCCCCAGGGAGATGGTCGCAGGCATCTATGAGAGGATCCAGCAGAGAGAACTGCGCTCCAACGAGGACCACGTCACCTATGTTAGCCGCGTGGAGCAGTCCATTCTGGGTTTGAAAACA ATCCTTGCCGTGCCGCACAGGCGTCTGGTGTGCTGCTGTCGCCTGTTTGAGGTGCCTGATGCCAACAAGCCTCACAAGCAGAAACTGTCCCAGCTCCAACGAGAGGTCTTTCTCTTTAATGACCTGCTGCTG ATCCTGAAGCTCTGTCCTAAGAAGAAAAGCTCAGCCTCGTACACCTTCTGTAAAGCGATGGGTCTGCTGGGCATGCAGTTTCACCTCTTTAGCAATGAAT ACTACGCACATGGCATCACCATGCTGAGCCCCTTTACCtcagagaagaagcagctggtgagCTTCTGCTCCCCAAGTGGAGAAGAGCTCAGGAAGTTTGCAGAAGAGCTTCGGGAAGCCATCACAGAAGTCAATGAGATGGAGCAGATACACATCCAGT GGGAGCTGGAGAGGCAACACGGCATCCAGCCACATGGCATACACACCAATGGCGGGcaagtggacacacacacaggacacggcTCCCCCGCAG GCCAACAGGATCCTTATGATAAAACTGGAAGTAACAACAACACTGTCGAG GCTGCAGACCTATCAACTGGGCCAGCCCAGCAATGA
- the iqsec3b gene encoding IQ motif and SEC7 domain-containing protein 3 isoform X3 — protein sequence MMSMMSSSLLENPMQAILYLKELTTIVQNQQSLIQTQRSRIEELDRRVDELIGENRHLRDIRVLQHHPYYHHHHHHPDPSCLHHHHPQTPDSQVKTAAGCLSEHAAVAPKVEATPVVQPSTTQSMDPSDMQLVPADPAVVSPVGSDPQNAGSYQSCRSLVPMTPTTLCRSLALSRKSESETVLHQFCCPAPEHPEADATGSSGGELLSLEDGTSSGGGQEAERTKREGPSEYEITLENKTKQIEEMEQKYGGHLIARRAARRIQTAFRQYQLSKNFQKIRNSLSESKLPRRISLRQPSPSGRTRNATQRHSYSLHPGGGQIPLRSKTPPPPPCRSTSLPPSPASAPPPVASPGPSPVPPQSPGPSLTQLEDCFSEQLHSLAQSIDEALRGWNLTEGGEGKGLLMDPGALRAAAESACLPRSASSLLMAYRDVTVHIDSNSSYTISSTTTTTTTSLGNAGGREAGSRKTSVSGTSGGGDATLAEEPEFPAPPPSEELEMADFGSRRGSAVPAPTGEGVEMESSSDRLGPTTTSTSTSTSISTSVQSSQHPAQIYTQYQQYHYTHPQQIPGGQNPEALQALVVSLPRDRCQDPSSCRSPTLSTDTHRKRLYRIGLNLFNVNPERGIHFLITRGFVPDTAIGVAHFLLQRKGLSRQMIGEFLGNSKLQFNRDVLDCVVDEMDFSGMELDEALRKFQAHVRVQGEAQKVERLIEAFSQRYCMCNPDVVQQFHNPDTIFILAFAVVLLNTDMYSPNIKPQRKMGLDDFIRNLRGVDDGADIPREMVAGIYERIQQRELRSNEDHVTYVSRVEQSILGLKTILAVPHRRLVCCCRLFEVPDANKPHKQKLSQLQREVFLFNDLLLILKLCPKKKSSASYTFCKAMGLLGMQFHLFSNEYYAHGITMLSPFTSEKKQLVSFCSPSGEELRKFAEELREAITEVNEMEQIHIQWELERQHGIQPHGIHTNGGPTGSL from the exons ATGATGAGTATGATGAGCTCCAGCCTGCTCGAAAATCCGATGCAGGCGATTCTGTACCTGAAGGAACTGACCACGATCGTTCAGAACCAGCAGAGTCTCATCCAGACGCAGCGCTCCCGGATAGAGGAGCTTGACCGGCGGGTGGACGAACTCATCGGTGAAAACAGGCACCTCCGTGACATCAGGGTACTACAGCATCATCCATactatcaccaccatcaccatcaccccgACCCAAGCTgtctccaccatcaccacccccaAACCCCAGACTCCCAAGTCAAAACCGCAGCGGGGTGCTTGTCAGAACATGCAGCAGTAGCGCCAAAGGTCGAAGCGACTCCGGTGGTCCAGCCGTCGACAACTCAGAGTATGGACCCAAGCGACATGCAGCTGGTCCCGGCTGACCCGGCCGTGGTTTCCCCGGTAGGGAGCGATCCACAAAACGCCGGAAGTTACCAAAGCTGCCGCTCTTTGGTTCCGATGACCCCCACTACCCTCTGTCGATCCCTGGCCTTGTCCAGAAAATCCGA gagcGAGACCGTGCTGCATCAGTTTTGCTGTCCCGCCCCCGAACACCCAGAGGCCGACGCCACCGGCTCATCTGG GGGAGAACTGCTGAGCCTGGAGGATGGAACATCCTCTGGTGGTGGACAGGAGGCGGAGAGGACGAAGAGAGAAGGCCCCAGCGAATATGAGATTACGCTGGAGAATAAAACCAAACAG ATAGAAGAGATGGAGCAGAAGTACGGTGGCCATCTCATTGCAAGAAGGGCAGCCCGGCGCATCCAGACAGCATTCCGCCAGTACCAGCTGAGCAAAAACTTCCAGAAGATCCGTAATTCTCTGTCAGAGAGCAAGTTACCCCGCCGGATCTCCCTGCGCCAGCCGAGCCCTTCTGGTAGAACCCGGAATGCCACCCAGAGGCACAGTTACAGCTTGCATCCTGGAGGAGGGCAGATACCCTTACGCTCCAaaactccacctccacccccatgccgttccacctctctgcctccctctcctgcatctGCCCCACCCCCTGTTGCCTCTCCTGGCCCCAGCCCAGTGCCCCCTCAGTCTCCAGGACCATCGCTCACAcagctggaggactgcttctctGAGCAA CTGCATTCTTTGGCTCAGTCCATTGATGAGGCCCTTCGTGGTTGGAACCTGAccgagggaggagaaggaaaggggCTGCTGATGGACCCTGGGGCCCTTcgtgcagctgcagagagcGCTTGTCTGCCCCGCAGTGCCAGTTCGCTGCTTATGGCCTACAGAGATGTCACAGTCCACATTGACAGCAATAGCTCCTACACCATCTCctccaccactactactaccaccacgtCTCTGGGCAATGCAGGCGGGAGAGAAGCGGGTAGTCGGAAGACTTCTGTTAGCGGCacttctggaggaggagacgccACGTTGGCAGAAGAACCAGAGTTTCCTGCACCTCCGCCCAGTGAGGAGTTGGAAATGGCCGATTTTGGATCCAGGAGGGGTTCAGCGGTTCCAGCTCCTACTGGAGAAGGGGTGGAAATGGAGAGCAGCTCGGACAGACTGGGACCCACCACCACTTCTACCTCTACCTCTACTTCTATATCCACCTCAGTCCAATCTAGCCAGCATCCTGCCCAGATTTACACCCAGTACCAGCAGTACCACTACACTCATCCTCAGCAGATCCCTGGAGGGCAAAACCCCGAGGCTCTGCAGGCGCTGGTCGTCTCTCTGCCAAGGGACCGCTGCCAGGACCCATCCTCATGCCGCTCGCCCACCCTGTCCACAGACACTCACCGCAAACGCCTCTATCGTATCGGACTCAACCTCTTCAACGT GAACCCAGAACGAGGCATCCACTTCCTGATCACGCGTGGTTTCGTCCCGGACACGGCCATCGGAGTAgcacacttcctgctgcagaggaaggGCCTGAGCAGACAGATGATTGGAGAATTCTTGGGAAACAGCAAACTGCAATTCAACAGGGATGTCTTAGA CTGCGTCGTGGACGAGATGGATTTTTCAGGCATGGAGCTGGACGAAGCCCTGAGAAAGTTCCAGGCTCATGTTCGTGTGCAGGGAGAGGCACAAAAAGTGGAGAGACTCATCGAAGCCTTTAG CCAGAGATACTGCATGTGTAATCCAGATGTGGTGCAGCAGTTTCACAACCCCGACACCATCTTCATCCTGGCCTTCGCCGTGGTCCTCCTCAACACCGACATGTACTCGCCCAACATTAAACCTCAGCGTAAAATGGGACTCGACGACTTCATTCGCAACCTGAGAG GTGTGGATGACGGAGCAGACATCCCCAGGGAGATGGTCGCAGGCATCTATGAGAGGATCCAGCAGAGAGAACTGCGCTCCAACGAGGACCACGTCACCTATGTTAGCCGCGTGGAGCAGTCCATTCTGGGTTTGAAAACA ATCCTTGCCGTGCCGCACAGGCGTCTGGTGTGCTGCTGTCGCCTGTTTGAGGTGCCTGATGCCAACAAGCCTCACAAGCAGAAACTGTCCCAGCTCCAACGAGAGGTCTTTCTCTTTAATGACCTGCTGCTG ATCCTGAAGCTCTGTCCTAAGAAGAAAAGCTCAGCCTCGTACACCTTCTGTAAAGCGATGGGTCTGCTGGGCATGCAGTTTCACCTCTTTAGCAATGAAT ACTACGCACATGGCATCACCATGCTGAGCCCCTTTACCtcagagaagaagcagctggtgagCTTCTGCTCCCCAAGTGGAGAAGAGCTCAGGAAGTTTGCAGAAGAGCTTCGGGAAGCCATCACAGAAGTCAATGAGATGGAGCAGATACACATCCAGT GGGAGCTGGAGAGGCAACACGGCATCCAGCCACATGGCATACACACCAATGGCGG GCCAACAGGATCCTTATGA
- the wash1 gene encoding WASH complex subunit 1, which produces MVRMTHKHYLEGQVYSVPLIQPDLRREEAVHQIADALLYLETISTDIFRRVSDSVEKNRHQLQRIGDRIRLAQARVDKIKGSKKATKVFSSAKYPAPDRLQDYSSIFTEATDPSSHIRPRHRIRNKHRPFDEKALQDKLVYYPVCVSRKKKSEDETEEGLGSLPRNISSVSSLLLFNTTENLYKKYVFLDPLAGAVTKTHTTLETEKEEKPFDAPLSIAKREQLERQTAESYFYVPDLGQVPEIDVPTYLPDLPGIADDLSYNADLGPGFAPSGPTHNIPELPSFTEESSLPGSQLQPNVPPPPPPPPPPEPVATAATAGALPPPPPPPPPPPPPPVEVAQAPSSGPVSGAPTEVVQPSDGRASLLESIRNAGGIGKAKLRNMKERKMEKKKQKEQEQAVGVASSGGDFMSDLFNKLAMRRKGISGKGPAGSEASDAPASTGGAFARMSDVIPPLPAPHSTTDDDDWEA; this is translated from the exons ATGGTCAG AATGACACACAAGCATTACCTGGAGGGCCAGGTGTACTCAGTGCCACTCATCCAACCAGACCTtaggagagaggaggctgtCCACCAGATAGCAGATGCATTACTTTACTTGGAGACCATTTCTACAGATATTTTCAGAAG GGTGTCTGACAGTGTAGAGAAGAATCGCCACCAGCTGCAGCGCATCGGTGACCGGATCAGACTAGCTCAGGCGCGAGTCGATAAGATCAAGGGCAGTAAGAAGGCCACCAAG GTTTTCTCCAGTGCCAAGTACCCAGCCCCAGACCGACTCCAGGATTATTCATCCATCTTTACTGAGGCGACAGATCCCTCCTCACATATCCGGCCCCGACACAGGATCCGGAATAAGCATCGACCTTTTGATGAGAAGGCCTTGCAG GACAAGTTAGTTTATTATCCAGTATGTGTGAGCAGGAAGAAAAAGTCTGAGGATGAGACTGAGGAAGGTCTGGGCAGCCTGCCACGTAACATCTCATCTGTCAGCTCCCTGTTGCTCTTTAATACGACAGAGAACCT gTATAAGAAATATGTGTTCTTGGATCCTCTGGCGGGAGCGGTGACAAAAACGCACACAACATTGGaaacagagaaagaagagaaaccGTTTGACGCCCCGTTATCTATTGCCAAGAGAGAGCAGTTGGAGAGACAG ACAGCAGAGTCTTATTTTTACGTGCCAGACCTGGGTCAGGTACCTGAGATTGATGTGCCCACCTACCTGCCTGACCTGCCAGGCATTGCAGATGACCTTTCCTACAATGCAGATCTCGGGCCCGGCTTCGCCCCGTCGGGACCGACACACAACATTCCCGAGCTGCCCTCTTTCACCGAGGAGAGCAGCCTACCtg GATCACAACTTCAACCCAATGttccgccacctcctcctccccctcccccccccgaaCCTGTTGcaactgctgccactgctggaGCTCTaccgccaccacctcctcctcctcctccaccgcctcctcctcctgttgaaGTCGCTCAGGCACCAAGTTCAG gCCCTGTGTCAGGCGCCCCCACCGAAGTGGTTCAGCCATCAGACGGTCGCGCCAGCCTCCTGGAGTCCATCCGTAACGCAGGAGGCATCGGAAAAGCCAAACTACGTAACATGAAGGAGCgcaagatggagaagaagaagcagaaggagcaagagcaag CGGTGGGGGTGGCATCCAGCGGCGGCGACTTCATGTCTGACCTCTTCAATAAACTCGCTATGCGAAGGAAAG GCATCTCCGGTAAAGGCCCAGCAGGCAGCGAGGCAAGTGACGCTCCTGCTTCTACCGGCGGTGCGTTTGCCAGGATGTCAGATGTTATCCCGCCTCTTCCAGCCCCTCACTCAACAACGGATGATGATGATTGGGAAGCTTGA